One genomic window of Bicyclus anynana chromosome 10, ilBicAnyn1.1, whole genome shotgun sequence includes the following:
- the LOC128198430 gene encoding uncharacterized protein LOC128198430 translates to MFPHSKTMNSGFLNPQAMQPKEETYHRRITNNFEEVKSLTMFQPTPKEAFTWLLDQGLDTENSNPCDGSIVQGFLTQNHDNKLLEPSSYADKGLDIFFRDQAFCIIIYT, encoded by the exons atgtttcctcactccaaaaccatgaactctggtttcctaaaccctcaagctatgcagcCGAAGGAGGAGACTTATCACAg gagaatcactaataattttgaagaagtgaagagcttaacaatgtttcaaccaacacctaaagaagctttcacttggcTGTTAGATCAAGGGCTGGATACAGAAAACAGTAATCCTTGTGATGGCAGTATTGTCCAAGGATTCCTCACTCAAAACCATGATAACAAGTTGCTAgaaccctcaagctatgcagacaaaggactggatatattttttcgtgaccaagccttctgtataattatttatacttaa